Part of the Sphingobacteriales bacterium genome is shown below.
TGGAGGTGGAAGGTGATTGAATTTTAAATCAAAGCTAACGTCATTTTTTGGCATTACCTATAATTACTTTTGCGTATTATTAAAGATAAGCTGACAGTAATGTTTTTGCCTCCAATTAACTGGAAAAAATTGAAAAGATGTTCAGAACTTTAAATTTTAAAACATGAAAAAAAAAGAAATAAAAAAGGACATGAATATGTAAGGATTAGGACAAAGATTTACCATTCATTTGCTGGAAAACGGGACTGATTTAAGTTGCCTACAAAGTCTTTTAGGGCATTCCGGTTCAAAAACCACTGAAATTTACACACATTTAACCACAAAGGGTATAGAGAAAAAAATTTTTTCTTTAAATCATTTGGCAGTATGAAAAATATTATTAATTTTGCCACAAGAATTTAAGTAAAAATAATTTTTATGGAGGAGGAATATTCAAGTAAAGTAAAAATATACGAATTATTGCGTATATCCAATAGTTAGCGGGCATTGTAAAACGACAAAACCAACGACATAATAAAACAAAAAATGGAACAACACATTGACAGTTCGTTTGACAAACATTTACAAAAAATTAGTGGTTTGACTTGGCTACCTTGGATTGGAAAAGACTTCAAGAAAAACAGTAGAAGACTTTTAATAGTTGGTGAATCTCACTACGCCTTAGGTGACAATGATGAAGATTATCAAAAACGTTTTAGAGAAGCGACTGACAATATAACTTTTACAAGAGAATGTATTTATGAGTCACCAGTTTGTGGTGATTGGAGAAATAATACTTTTGACAATATTC
Proteins encoded:
- a CDS encoding tyrosine-type recombinase/integrase gives rise to the protein MHLLENGTDLSCLQSLLGHSGSKTTEIYTHLTTKGIEKKIFSLNHLAV